The following are encoded together in the Lactuca sativa cultivar Salinas chromosome 1, Lsat_Salinas_v11, whole genome shotgun sequence genome:
- the LOC111876220 gene encoding protein MIZU-KUSSEI 1 isoform X2: MCNPSIYLGCIPYLFKTSSPTLKTLSIYLEEFFHHLLCTFNSIHSEFITSLYKIMPPVHSSPFHQMENPALASFLQHTTNREKRSKSRSGSGGGGGGGIFRMFKLLPMLTSGCKMVALLGRPRKQLLTDHATTGTLFGYRRGRVSLAIQEDPHRLPVFVIELPMSSTAFQKEMASDIVRLSLESETKTNKKKVLEEYVWGVYCNGRKYGYSIRRTQMTDDELHVMQSLRGVSMGAGVLPGLSGKEWAVDGELTYMRARFDRVVGSKDSEAFHMINPEGAADGQELSIFFIFIEHRYCGMLDSAITIC, from the exons ATGTGTAATCCATCCATTTATCTTggttgtattccttatttattcAAAACAAGCTCCCCTACTTTAAAAACCCTTTCTATATATTTGGAAGAATTCTTTCATCACTTACTTTGTACATTCAATTCCATACATTCTGAATTTATAACCTCGTTATATAAAATAATGCCTCCTGTCCACTCCAGCCCATTTCATCAAATGGAAAACCCAGCTCTTGCATCGTTTTTACAGCACACCACCAATCGGGAAAAGCGATCAAAAAGTCGCAGTGGCAGCGGTGGCGGCGGCGGCGGTGGTATCTTCCGCATGTTCAAGCTTCTTCCCATGCTAACCTCCGGTTGCAAGATGGTGGCACTATTAGGCCGGCCAAGAAAGCAGCTGCTAACTGATCACGCAACCACCGGAACCCTATTTGGTTACCGGAGAGGGAGAGTAAGTTTAGCCATCCAAGAAGATCCACACCGTCTCCCAGTCTTTGTGATTGAGCTTCCGATGAGCTCAACCGCGTTCCAGAAAGAAATGGCGTCAGATATCGTCAGATTATCGCTGGAAAGTGAAACTAAAACTAATAAGAAGAAGGTGTTGGAGGAATATGTGTGGGGAGTTTATTGTAATGGAAGGAAATATGGGTATTCGATACGAAGGACACAAATGACAGATGATGAACTTCATGTGATGCAGTCGCTGCGAGGGGTGTCAATGGGTGCCGGAGTACTTCCGGGGCTGTCGGGAAAGGAGTGGGCGGTGGACGGCGAGTTGACTTATATGAGAGCAAGGTTTGACCGAGTGGTCGGAAGTAAAGATTCAGAAGCTTTTCATATGATCAATCCTGAAGGAGCTGCAGATGGCCAAGAACTCAGCATTTTCTTT ATCTTCATCGAGCACCGCTATTGTGGTATGTTGGACTCTGCAATTACGATATGTTGA
- the LOC111876220 gene encoding protein MIZU-KUSSEI 1 isoform X1, whose product MCNPSIYLGCIPYLFKTSSPTLKTLSIYLEEFFHHLLCTFNSIHSEFITSLYKIMPPVHSSPFHQMENPALASFLQHTTNREKRSKSRSGSGGGGGGGIFRMFKLLPMLTSGCKMVALLGRPRKQLLTDHATTGTLFGYRRGRVSLAIQEDPHRLPVFVIELPMSSTAFQKEMASDIVRLSLESETKTNKKKVLEEYVWGVYCNGRKYGYSIRRTQMTDDELHVMQSLRGVSMGAGVLPGLSGKEWAVDGELTYMRARFDRVVGSKDSEAFHMINPEGAADGQELSIFFKKKIQNLHLRSFGTKLVS is encoded by the exons ATGTGTAATCCATCCATTTATCTTggttgtattccttatttattcAAAACAAGCTCCCCTACTTTAAAAACCCTTTCTATATATTTGGAAGAATTCTTTCATCACTTACTTTGTACATTCAATTCCATACATTCTGAATTTATAACCTCGTTATATAAAATAATGCCTCCTGTCCACTCCAGCCCATTTCATCAAATGGAAAACCCAGCTCTTGCATCGTTTTTACAGCACACCACCAATCGGGAAAAGCGATCAAAAAGTCGCAGTGGCAGCGGTGGCGGCGGCGGCGGTGGTATCTTCCGCATGTTCAAGCTTCTTCCCATGCTAACCTCCGGTTGCAAGATGGTGGCACTATTAGGCCGGCCAAGAAAGCAGCTGCTAACTGATCACGCAACCACCGGAACCCTATTTGGTTACCGGAGAGGGAGAGTAAGTTTAGCCATCCAAGAAGATCCACACCGTCTCCCAGTCTTTGTGATTGAGCTTCCGATGAGCTCAACCGCGTTCCAGAAAGAAATGGCGTCAGATATCGTCAGATTATCGCTGGAAAGTGAAACTAAAACTAATAAGAAGAAGGTGTTGGAGGAATATGTGTGGGGAGTTTATTGTAATGGAAGGAAATATGGGTATTCGATACGAAGGACACAAATGACAGATGATGAACTTCATGTGATGCAGTCGCTGCGAGGGGTGTCAATGGGTGCCGGAGTACTTCCGGGGCTGTCGGGAAAGGAGTGGGCGGTGGACGGCGAGTTGACTTATATGAGAGCAAGGTTTGACCGAGTGGTCGGAAGTAAAGATTCAGAAGCTTTTCATATGATCAATCCTGAAGGAGCTGCAGATGGCCAAGAACTCAGCATTTTCTTT aaaaaaaaaattcaaaatcttcATCTTCGTTCTTTCGGAACAAAGTTAGTCTCCTAA